TAATTACTGTTGATAATTGAAGATAAATAAAAGTTAGATCTCATTTTTATCGTACATTTCAATCAATCATTCATACACATTAAAATAATGATAGTAATAAATACTCTTGATAAGTTATCATCGTTCAACGCCGCTATTTTACAATAATTATACTTGTAAAGGATTTTACATTATTAGATCTTGAACCGCACTATTAACTTTAACTTCATATTTATCTACACCAAAGTAGTATAATAGTTTTTAACTAAAATCAAATTAAAAGCTAGGCTTTCCCAACCTATTTCATTTGTAACAACAAAAACCTAAGAAAATTCTAATCATTTCAACAACGTACAAATTTTTAACACTTAACTAAAACATTGACTATAGTTTGTGACCCCAATGTAATTTAGATCGAATAATCTCAAAATAATTATAACCCTTTGGGTGTAATAAATTAATAAAACTACTGTGCTGACGCACACAAATATCTTGACCAACTTTAATAACAATTGAGGTTTGCCCATCAAAGCTAACAATCGTACCATCATCTGAATCTTTCACTTGAATCATTACTTCACTATCGCCTGGAATCAATAAAGGTCGATGACTCATAGTATGTGGACAAATTGACACTAAACCAATAGCATTAACACCTGGATGCATAATAGGTCCACCACTTGATAATGCATAAGCGGTTGATCCTGTTGGTGTTGTAATAATTAAACCATCAGCGCGCTGATTATTAACAAGTTTATCATTAATATAAACATCAAACTCAACCATTTTTAAATGTTCTTTTCGATGAATAATCACATCATTTAATGCTAAAAAATTATCTAATGTTTTATTATTTTGTTTTATTTGACAAGACAGCAAACAACGTTCTTCTTTAATATATTTACCATTTAAAACTTCTGAAACAATATCAAACATACCTTTTAACGGTACATCAGCCAAAAAACCCAACCGACCAAGATTAATACCTAAAATTGGAATGTTGTTGTCAACAAAACTACGTGCAGTACTAAGTATCGAACCATCGCCACCCACAACAATAATCAAGTCTGCTTGTTGAATAATACTTTTATTCCCAGATACTACATCTACGCTATGGATTAATAAAAATTCACTTAACCTAATAGCCGTGTCCTCACTCACAGAATCATTGGGTTTAGTAATAATA
This sequence is a window from Candidatus Vesicomyosocius sp. SY067_SCS001. Protein-coding genes within it:
- a CDS encoding NAD(+) kinase, with the translated sequence MFNTIGIITKPNDSVSEDTAIRLSEFLLIHSVDVVSGNKSIIQQADLIIVVGGDGSILSTARSFVDNNIPILGINLGRLGFLADVPLKGMFDIVSEVLNGKYIKEERCLLSCQIKQNNKTLDNFLALNDVIIHRKEHLKMVEFDVYINDKLVNNQRADGLIITTPTGSTAYALSSGGPIMHPGVNAIGLVSICPHTMSHRPLLIPGDSEVMIQVKDSDDGTIVSFDGQTSIVIKVGQDICVRQHSSFINLLHPKGYNYFEIIRSKLHWGHKL